From the genome of Bos taurus isolate L1 Dominette 01449 registration number 42190680 breed Hereford chromosome 2, ARS-UCD2.0, whole genome shotgun sequence, one region includes:
- the LOC132342952 gene encoding LOW QUALITY PROTEIN: uncharacterized protein (The sequence of the model RefSeq protein was modified relative to this genomic sequence to represent the inferred CDS: substituted 1 base at 1 genomic stop codon), translating to MIRPQFSMSRYIPXFCGVLGHTFMKFLKGSGDYCQAQHDLCADR from the coding sequence ATGATTAGGCCACAATTTTCAATGAGCAGATATATTCCTTAGTTCTGTGGTGTTCTCGGTCACACATTTATGAAGTTTTTGAAGGGCAGTGGAGATTACTGCCAGGCACAGCATGACCTCTGTGCAGACAGGTGA